A window from Aestuariirhabdus haliotis encodes these proteins:
- a CDS encoding FeoA family protein, which yields MTLDKLPVGQAAVVQSYHPLSTAQSSQFLALGIVPETPVQVLRTAPFGCPLQVKIGHSLLSIRKAEAALVVLKGSE from the coding sequence ATGACCCTGGATAAGTTGCCCGTTGGCCAAGCGGCCGTTGTACAAAGTTACCATCCCTTATCAACTGCGCAGAGCAGCCAGTTCCTGGCTCTGGGTATTGTTCCCGAGACACCGGTGCAGGTGTTGCGCACGGCACCCTTCGGGTGCCCGCTGCAAGTCAAGATCGGTCATTCACTGCTCAGCATTCGCAAAGCAGAAGCCGCATTAGTGGTATTAAAAGGCAGCGAATAA
- a CDS encoding HAD family hydrolase has translation MNRPFYVYVDVDETFVRNYGTKRIPMPHVIEHVKSLKSQGATLYCWSSGGAEYAKNSAEEFGILDCFEGFLPKPEVMLDDMKVSTWSNLIELHPNECPDKTIDEYKELIISKK, from the coding sequence ATGAACCGGCCCTTCTACGTGTATGTAGATGTAGATGAGACATTTGTTAGAAATTACGGTACAAAGCGAATTCCGATGCCACATGTAATAGAACATGTGAAAAGTCTAAAATCTCAAGGCGCTACATTGTATTGTTGGAGTTCTGGCGGTGCAGAGTATGCTAAGAATAGCGCGGAGGAATTTGGAATTTTGGATTGTTTTGAAGGCTTTCTCCCTAAACCGGAAGTAATGCTCGACGATATGAAAGTATCTACTTGGAGTAATCTAATCGAGTTACACCCAAATGAATGTCCCGACAAAACAATAGACGAATACAAAGAACTTATCATAAGCAAAAAGTAA
- a CDS encoding immunoglobulin domain-containing family protein, whose amino-acid sequence MSKKRLLGKIGKAKNGYLSYDIENAKSSFFPVFCQLLETQFDAKPVGPPTSYVSEILGDVKIGEVVLGWGWDNWSGVYLMALTPEGDNIVQEVAGVIDPKLKKERFECHVHM is encoded by the coding sequence ATGAGTAAAAAGAGATTACTGGGCAAAATTGGTAAAGCTAAGAATGGGTACTTGAGTTACGACATTGAGAATGCAAAGTCGTCATTCTTTCCTGTTTTTTGCCAGCTACTTGAAACACAATTCGATGCTAAACCTGTTGGACCTCCAACTTCATATGTAAGCGAGATCTTAGGTGACGTAAAAATTGGTGAAGTTGTTTTAGGCTGGGGCTGGGATAATTGGTCGGGCGTATACTTAATGGCTCTTACTCCGGAGGGCGATAATATAGTGCAAGAAGTTGCTGGTGTTATTGATCCTAAGCTTAAGAAGGAACGTTTCGAGTGCCACGTTCACATGTAA